Proteins encoded within one genomic window of Bombina bombina isolate aBomBom1 chromosome 1, aBomBom1.pri, whole genome shotgun sequence:
- the GABARAPL2 gene encoding gamma-aminobutyric acid receptor-associated protein-like 2, with protein MKWMFKEDHSLEHRCVESAKIRAKYPDRVPVIVEKVSGSQIVDIDKRKYLVPSDITVAQFMWIIRKRIQLPSEKAIFLFVDKTVPQSSLTMGQLYEKEKDEDGFLYVAYSGENTFGV; from the exons AACACAGGTGTGTGGAGTCAGCGAAAATTCGGGCCAAGTATCCAGATAGGGTTCCG GTGATTGTGGAAAAAGTGTCTGGCTCTCAGATTGTGGACATTGATAAACGGAAGTACTTGGTTCCATCTGACATAACTGTTGCTCAGTTCATGTGGATAATTAGAAAACGGATTCAGCTGCCATCAGAAAAAGCCATCTTCTTGTTTGTAGACAAGACTGTTCCCCAGTCCAG CCTAACCATGGGACAGCTGTATGAGAAAGAAAAAGATGAAGATGGCTTTTTGTATGTGGCTTACAGTGGAGAAAACACATTTGGTGTTTAA